Proteins encoded within one genomic window of Flavobacterium gilvum:
- a CDS encoding class I SAM-dependent methyltransferase → MKLKNKIKTFVNKLPYVRVLYKQSLNSAHPNGHFYSPVISIEDIKKRETEIWKNVEIDGIQGVDLRTDEQIKLVKQFTQYYNEMPFKAEKQTNIRYQFENGYYSYTDGIILYSFIRHFKPKRIIEIGSGFSSAVMLDTNELFFKNQIDLTFIDPYSERLFSLMTEKDKQKIKVIESDVQLISLDVFRKLESGDILFVDSTHVTKTGSDVNYILFEILPILNSGVLIHFHDVFYPFEYPKEWVFRGFNWNEDYILKAFLMYNEKFEIKIFSEYLHKHHKNTFTDLPLTYSNTGGNLWIEKK, encoded by the coding sequence ATGAAATTAAAAAATAAAATAAAAACTTTTGTAAATAAATTACCATACGTTAGGGTCTTATATAAACAAAGTTTAAATTCTGCTCACCCTAATGGACATTTCTATTCTCCAGTTATTTCAATTGAAGATATTAAAAAAAGAGAAACTGAAATATGGAAAAATGTAGAAATAGATGGTATTCAAGGTGTTGATTTGCGAACAGATGAGCAAATAAAACTAGTTAAACAATTTACTCAATACTATAATGAAATGCCTTTTAAAGCTGAAAAACAAACTAATATAAGGTATCAATTTGAAAATGGATACTACTCTTATACGGATGGCATTATTTTGTATTCATTTATAAGACATTTTAAACCAAAAAGAATAATAGAAATTGGTTCGGGATTTTCATCGGCAGTTATGTTAGACACCAATGAATTGTTTTTTAAAAATCAAATTGATTTAACTTTTATCGATCCTTATTCCGAAAGATTATTTTCATTAATGACAGAAAAAGATAAACAAAAAATAAAAGTGATTGAATCAGATGTTCAATTAATTTCATTAGATGTTTTCCGAAAACTTGAATCTGGAGATATCTTGTTTGTAGATAGTACACACGTGACAAAAACTGGAAGTGATGTAAATTATATTTTATTTGAAATTTTACCAATTCTTAATAGTGGTGTTTTAATTCATTTTCACGATGTTTTTTATCCGTTTGAATACCCAAAAGAATGGGTATTTAGAGGATTTAATTGGAATGAAGACTACATTTTAAAAGCATTTTTAATGTATAATGAAAAGTTTGAAATTAAAATATTTTCAGAATACTTACACAAACATCATAAAAATACTTTTACTGATTTACCTCTTACCTATTCCAATACTGGGGGAAATTTGTGGATTGAAAAAAAATAA
- a CDS encoding single-stranded DNA-binding protein — MKNKVLLIGNAGNDPTIKSLDGGRKVANLTIATHDHYKNDKGERVEQTEWHNIVAWGKTAEIIEKFVIKGKQIAVEGKLTHRSYDDQNGVKRFITEVLVNEITLLGK; from the coding sequence ATGAAAAACAAAGTACTATTAATCGGAAACGCAGGAAATGACCCAACTATCAAATCTTTGGATGGAGGAAGAAAAGTCGCCAATTTAACCATCGCTACGCATGATCATTACAAAAACGACAAAGGGGAACGAGTAGAACAAACAGAATGGCATAACATTGTCGCGTGGGGAAAAACCGCCGAAATCATCGAAAAATTTGTTATCAAAGGTAAACAAATAGCCGTTGAAGGAAAACTCACCCACAGAAGTTATGATGATCAAAACGGTGTGAAACGATTCATCACCGAAGTACTGGTAAATGAAATTACACTGCTCGGGAAGTAG
- a CDS encoding ferritin, with protein MLLKNIETALNKQIRIEAESSQIYLSMACWSEVNGLEGIARFMYAQSDEERLHMLKLIKYVNERGGHAQVTDLKAPKTSYETFKGMFEELYKHEVFVSESINKLVHITFEEKDYATHNFLQWYVAEQIEEEATAKNILDKINLIGDDKGGLYLFDRDIQQMAIASAAAPAK; from the coding sequence ATGTTACTAAAAAATATTGAAACAGCACTGAATAAACAAATTCGTATCGAAGCAGAATCATCCCAAATTTATCTGTCAATGGCTTGTTGGTCTGAGGTAAATGGACTCGAAGGAATTGCAAGGTTTATGTATGCCCAATCAGATGAAGAGCGTTTGCATATGCTCAAATTAATCAAGTATGTTAATGAACGTGGTGGTCATGCTCAGGTTACCGACCTGAAAGCACCCAAAACGTCTTATGAAACTTTCAAAGGAATGTTTGAAGAATTATACAAACATGAAGTTTTTGTTTCGGAATCGATTAATAAGTTGGTTCACATCACATTTGAAGAAAAAGATTATGCCACCCATAATTTTCTGCAATGGTATGTAGCCGAGCAAATTGAAGAAGAAGCAACTGCCAAAAATATTTTGGATAAAATTAACCTTATTGGTGATGACAAAGGCGGTTTGTATCTTTTTGATCGTGATATTCAGCAAATGGCAATCGCCAGCGCCGCAGCTCCAGCCAAATAA
- the serS gene encoding serine--tRNA ligase — translation MLQIAFIRENQEKVIKALAKRNMDARGIVEEVVGLDEKRRATQAELDNTLSESNKLSKDIGDLMKAGEKSKAAILKEKTVLLKEKSKVLGENAVALANELTEKLYTLPNLPADIVPEGKTPEDNLNVFEEGEIPVLHEGAQPHWELVKKYDIIDFELGVKITGAGFPVYKGKGARLQRALINYFLDKNTEAGYKEVQVPHLVNEASAYGTGQLPDKEGQMYHDAADDLYLIPTAEVPVTNIFRDVILTENEFPVKYTGYTPCFRREAGSYGAHVRGLNRLHQFDKVEIVRVEHPDKSYAALDEMVEHVKSLLQDLKLPYRILRLCGGDMGFASALTYDFEVYSTAQERWLEISSVSNFETFQTNRLKLRFKDKDGKNQLAHTLNGSSLALPRVLAGILENYQTPEGIVIPEVLRPYCGFDIID, via the coding sequence ATGTTACAAATCGCATTTATTAGAGAGAATCAAGAGAAAGTAATCAAAGCTTTGGCCAAAAGAAATATGGATGCCAGAGGGATTGTTGAAGAAGTGGTAGGACTGGATGAAAAACGTCGTGCTACACAAGCCGAGTTGGACAACACTTTATCCGAATCTAATAAATTGTCCAAAGATATTGGGGATTTGATGAAAGCAGGGGAAAAGTCGAAAGCGGCTATCCTTAAAGAAAAAACGGTTTTATTAAAAGAGAAAAGCAAAGTATTGGGTGAAAATGCTGTCGCTTTAGCCAATGAACTAACAGAGAAACTGTACACTTTGCCAAATCTTCCGGCTGATATTGTTCCCGAAGGAAAAACCCCCGAAGATAATTTAAATGTTTTTGAGGAAGGAGAAATTCCCGTTTTGCACGAAGGAGCGCAACCGCATTGGGAATTGGTGAAAAAATATGACATCATCGATTTTGAATTGGGTGTAAAAATAACCGGGGCCGGATTTCCTGTTTACAAAGGAAAAGGTGCTCGTTTGCAACGCGCATTAATCAATTATTTCCTTGATAAAAATACAGAGGCAGGTTACAAAGAAGTTCAGGTTCCACATTTGGTAAATGAAGCTTCGGCTTATGGAACCGGGCAATTACCAGACAAAGAAGGGCAAATGTATCACGACGCTGCCGATGATTTGTACTTGATTCCAACTGCTGAGGTTCCTGTGACAAATATTTTCAGAGATGTTATTTTGACCGAAAATGAATTCCCGGTTAAATACACTGGTTATACGCCATGTTTCCGTCGTGAAGCGGGTTCATACGGGGCGCATGTACGTGGTTTGAATCGTTTGCATCAGTTTGATAAAGTCGAAATCGTTCGTGTGGAGCATCCTGATAAATCGTATGCAGCGCTAGACGAAATGGTAGAACATGTAAAAAGTCTTTTGCAGGATTTGAAATTGCCATACCGAATTTTGCGTCTTTGCGGAGGCGATATGGGATTTGCATCGGCATTGACTTATGATTTTGAGGTGTATTCTACGGCGCAAGAACGTTGGTTGGAAATATCATCGGTGTCTAATTTTGAGACTTTCCAGACCAATCGTTTGAAATTGCGTTTCAAAGACAAGGACGGTAAAAACCAGTTGGCACACACGCTAAACGGAAGTTCATTGGCTTTGCCAAGAGTCCTTGCCGGAATTTTGGAAAATTACCAAACGCCGGAAGGAATCGTGATACCAGAAGTGTTGCGACCATACTGTGGGTTTGATATCATCGATTAA
- a CDS encoding tetratricopeptide repeat protein has product MKKLLLYLSLFLPMFVFSQNEQLAQYYYDKGDFEKALVSYQELSEGLATNPFYFQRKIDCMQQLLQFEAAEKEIQDRLNRYKQATLLVELGYNFQLQKNDAKAKKYYDDAIDRIRKSPNEVFGVAISFERKVLLEYALKSYEVASQLVPTFDFRYQTALLYGQLGNMDQMIDNFLEEAVINPQASVMIQNQLSRFMSTDGDSKFNESLRKALIVRVQKSQDIFWNQFLSWFYMQQKEFGKAFIQEKAIYKRNPESLANILSLGQIAIGEGDNEVATEVMDYVLANTSDVELIVQANAYLLQMKIDKAQEKDYAAIDVQFGLLLKQYGITPVTLSLQLKQAYFASFIMKNPEEGKAIIKQAMELPLNPYDQAQCKMELADILLSEEKFNQALLYYSQIQENLQNNVLSHEASLKSAKTSYFKTDFEWALKQFKELKAANTQLIANDALEYFLLINDNTVADSTQTALKQFAKGDYLLYQNRNKEAIAQFQQILKTFKGQEIEAVTLLRLGRIYEKLGDFTQALVQYQDIIDHHSDGIYIDEALYFSADIYNKELKQPEKAKALYEKIIFGHQDSIYFVDARRKFRELRGDTNL; this is encoded by the coding sequence ATGAAAAAGTTACTGCTATATCTGAGTTTGTTTTTGCCAATGTTTGTTTTTTCCCAAAACGAGCAATTGGCACAATATTACTATGATAAAGGTGATTTTGAAAAGGCGTTGGTTAGCTATCAGGAATTATCGGAAGGTTTGGCAACCAATCCTTTTTATTTTCAGCGAAAAATAGATTGTATGCAGCAATTGCTCCAGTTTGAAGCAGCTGAAAAAGAAATTCAGGATCGCTTGAATAGATACAAGCAGGCAACACTTTTGGTCGAATTGGGATACAATTTTCAATTACAAAAAAATGATGCAAAAGCAAAAAAGTATTACGACGATGCCATCGACAGAATCAGGAAAAGTCCGAATGAAGTGTTTGGGGTTGCCATTTCTTTTGAAAGAAAAGTGCTTCTTGAATATGCTTTAAAATCGTATGAAGTTGCTTCTCAATTGGTGCCAACATTTGATTTTAGATATCAAACAGCTTTGTTGTATGGGCAGTTGGGTAATATGGATCAGATGATTGACAATTTTCTCGAGGAAGCGGTTATTAACCCTCAAGCTTCAGTTATGATTCAGAATCAATTGTCGCGCTTTATGTCAACCGATGGAGATTCGAAATTTAATGAAAGCCTTCGAAAAGCATTAATAGTGAGAGTTCAAAAAAGCCAAGACATTTTTTGGAATCAGTTTTTGAGTTGGTTTTATATGCAGCAAAAAGAATTCGGAAAGGCATTTATACAGGAAAAAGCAATCTATAAACGCAATCCGGAATCGTTGGCGAATATTTTAAGTTTGGGACAAATTGCCATTGGCGAAGGTGACAACGAAGTGGCTACAGAGGTTATGGATTATGTATTAGCAAATACTTCAGATGTTGAATTGATAGTGCAAGCCAATGCGTATCTTTTGCAAATGAAAATTGACAAAGCACAAGAGAAAGATTATGCTGCTATTGATGTCCAATTTGGACTTTTGTTAAAACAATACGGTATTACTCCGGTTACCTTATCTTTGCAGCTGAAACAGGCGTATTTTGCGAGTTTCATAATGAAAAATCCTGAAGAAGGGAAAGCAATTATCAAACAGGCGATGGAATTGCCACTGAATCCCTACGATCAGGCGCAATGCAAAATGGAGTTGGCAGATATTTTGCTTTCAGAAGAAAAGTTCAATCAGGCGCTTCTTTATTATTCGCAGATTCAGGAGAATTTGCAGAATAATGTGTTGTCGCACGAGGCGAGTTTGAAATCGGCAAAAACGAGTTATTTCAAAACCGATTTTGAATGGGCTCTGAAACAATTCAAGGAACTGAAAGCCGCCAATACACAGTTGATTGCAAATGATGCATTGGAGTATTTTCTGTTGATTAATGATAATACCGTTGCAGATTCAACCCAAACCGCTTTGAAGCAATTTGCCAAAGGAGATTATCTTTTGTACCAAAATAGAAACAAGGAAGCGATTGCACAGTTTCAGCAGATTTTGAAAACCTTCAAAGGACAGGAAATCGAAGCCGTGACCTTGTTGCGATTGGGAAGAATTTATGAAAAGCTAGGAGATTTTACTCAGGCTTTGGTACAATATCAAGATATAATTGACCATCACAGCGATGGAATTTATATAGACGAAGCCTTATATTTTTCGGCAGATATTTACAATAAGGAATTGAAACAGCCCGAAAAAGCCAAGGCTTTGTATGAAAAAATTATTTTTGGACATCAAGACAGTATTTATTTTGTCGATGCCAGAAGAAAATTCAGGGAATTGAGGGGAGATACGAACTTATAG
- a CDS encoding DUF4286 family protein — protein sequence MIIYNVTTNIHESVHDKWMIWMQHKHIPEMLACGKFTSARLVRVLVEEEMGGVTYSVQYETDSKETLEKYYQEDAPKLREEGAKLFGDKMLTFRTELEVISVH from the coding sequence ATGATTATATACAACGTTACCACAAACATACACGAAAGTGTTCACGACAAATGGATGATTTGGATGCAACACAAACACATTCCCGAAATGCTGGCTTGCGGAAAATTCACTTCGGCACGTTTAGTTCGCGTTTTGGTGGAAGAAGAAATGGGCGGGGTTACCTATTCAGTTCAATATGAAACGGACAGTAAAGAAACATTAGAGAAATATTATCAGGAAGACGCGCCTAAATTGAGAGAAGAAGGAGCTAAATTGTTTGGTGATAAAATGCTGACTTTTAGAACCGAATTGGAAGTGATAAGTGTGCATTAA
- a CDS encoding nucleotidyl transferase AbiEii/AbiGii toxin family protein: protein MSKLWDQNIDEFITLAAKHNVRMIMVGGGAVNFHGYQRHSADVDFWIETTDENFKKLVLVFNEMGYEIDDFPENVKQQQQNISIKFSPLDLDLELITKFSVNKSFEDAYNDSEEVVVNDKTFLKWNVLSLEDLITSKIKANRTKDLFDVQQLREINKK from the coding sequence ATGTCAAAATTGTGGGATCAAAATATTGATGAGTTCATAACTTTAGCAGCCAAGCATAATGTGAGAATGATTATGGTTGGAGGAGGAGCTGTAAATTTTCACGGTTATCAGAGGCATTCGGCAGATGTTGATTTTTGGATAGAAACAACAGATGAAAATTTTAAAAAACTCGTGTTGGTTTTTAATGAAATGGGATACGAGATTGATGATTTTCCTGAAAATGTAAAGCAACAACAACAAAATATATCCATAAAATTTTCACCGTTAGATTTGGATTTAGAACTTATAACGAAGTTTTCTGTGAATAAAAGTTTTGAAGATGCTTATAATGACAGTGAAGAAGTTGTTGTAAATGATAAAACATTTTTGAAATGGAATGTTTTGTCTTTAGAAGATTTGATTACAAGTAAAATTAAAGCTAATCGAACAAAAGATTTGTTTGATGTTCAGCAACTTCGCGAAATAAATAAAAAATAA
- the rsmA gene encoding 16S rRNA (adenine(1518)-N(6)/adenine(1519)-N(6))-dimethyltransferase RsmA, with amino-acid sequence MEKVKAKKHLGQHFLKDESIAKDIADTLSLSGYEDVLEIGPGMGVLTKYMLEKPINTYVIEIDTESVEYLGIHYDKLKDRIISKDFLKYDINEVFKGKQFAIIGNFPYNISTQIVFKVLEYKKQIPEFAGMFQKEVAERICEKKGSKAYGILSVLTQAFYDAEYLFTVDENVFNPPPKVKSGVLRLRRKEDFSLPCGEKLFFTVVKTAFQQRRKTLRNSLKSLNLSDNLREEELFNLRPEQLDYKEFIALTQKIEADGV; translated from the coding sequence ATGGAAAAAGTAAAAGCCAAAAAACACCTCGGACAACATTTTTTAAAGGACGAAAGCATTGCCAAAGACATTGCCGATACGCTGAGTCTTTCGGGTTATGAGGATGTATTAGAAATAGGACCGGGAATGGGAGTTTTGACCAAATATATGTTGGAGAAACCCATCAATACTTATGTTATCGAAATTGATACCGAATCGGTTGAATATTTAGGAATTCATTACGATAAACTGAAAGACAGAATCATTTCAAAAGATTTCTTGAAATACGATATTAATGAAGTGTTTAAAGGAAAACAATTTGCCATAATTGGAAACTTCCCGTATAATATTTCGACTCAAATTGTTTTCAAAGTATTAGAATACAAAAAACAAATTCCAGAGTTTGCCGGGATGTTCCAAAAAGAAGTAGCAGAACGTATTTGCGAAAAGAAAGGGAGCAAAGCCTACGGTATTTTATCGGTTTTGACGCAGGCTTTTTACGATGCCGAATATCTATTTACGGTAGATGAAAATGTGTTTAATCCACCGCCAAAAGTAAAGTCTGGCGTGTTGCGTTTGCGCAGGAAAGAAGATTTTAGTTTGCCTTGTGGAGAGAAGTTGTTTTTTACGGTAGTGAAAACAGCATTTCAACAAAGGAGAAAGACTTTGCGGAACAGTCTAAAAAGCCTAAATTTGTCGGATAATTTGAGAGAAGAAGAACTTTTTAATCTTCGTCCCGAACAATTGGATTACAAAGAATTTATTGCATTGACCCAAAAAATAGAAGCAGATGGAGTTTAA
- the mgtE gene encoding magnesium transporter, with protein MEFKISKELIQQLEQLIQTKNDQQLEVLLNDMHHADFAEILEEIDIDEATYIFKVLDSEKTAEILLELEDDLRENILKRLSAKEIAEELDELDTNDAADIIGELSKEKKAEVISELQDVEHAKDIVDLLRYPEDTAGGIMHKELVKVNENWNVLTCVKEMRIQAENISRVHSIYVVDDEDRLKGRLSLKDLLTTSTRTAISDVYISKLNSVTVDTEDVEVARIMQKYDLEAIPVVDELGRLVGRITIDDIIDVIKDEADKDYQLAAGITNDIETNDSVYELTKARLPWLLIGMVIEIIASFVLKGNEAVFEKYSTLIIFVPLLSATAGNIGVQASAIVVQGLANGTLKTYSRDYFSKELTVSMISGFIISMFLLVYHSVMYQQYMVGFAISISIVVVILFAATLGTLVPLFLHKNKIDPAIATGPFITTTNDVFGIMIYFAVAKLILGF; from the coding sequence ATGGAGTTTAAAATCAGCAAAGAGTTAATACAACAACTAGAGCAACTCATTCAAACGAAGAACGACCAGCAATTGGAAGTTTTATTGAATGATATGCACCATGCTGATTTTGCAGAAATTCTTGAAGAAATTGATATTGATGAAGCGACTTATATTTTTAAGGTATTAGATAGCGAAAAGACAGCGGAAATTCTTTTAGAGTTAGAGGATGATTTAAGGGAGAATATATTAAAGAGACTTTCTGCAAAAGAGATTGCCGAAGAGCTGGATGAACTTGATACCAATGATGCCGCGGATATTATCGGGGAACTTTCCAAAGAAAAGAAAGCTGAGGTTATCTCCGAGCTGCAAGACGTAGAGCACGCCAAAGATATTGTGGATTTGCTTCGTTATCCAGAGGATACAGCGGGGGGAATCATGCACAAAGAGTTGGTAAAAGTAAACGAAAACTGGAACGTACTTACCTGCGTTAAGGAAATGCGTATTCAGGCCGAGAATATTTCGAGGGTACATTCCATTTATGTCGTAGATGACGAAGACAGATTAAAAGGCAGATTATCTCTAAAAGATTTGCTGACTACTTCGACTAGAACTGCAATCAGTGATGTGTATATCAGTAAACTGAATTCTGTTACTGTTGATACAGAAGATGTTGAGGTAGCCAGAATCATGCAGAAATACGATTTGGAAGCCATTCCTGTGGTCGACGAATTGGGGCGCTTGGTGGGTCGAATCACAATTGATGACATCATTGACGTAATCAAGGATGAAGCTGATAAAGATTACCAATTGGCGGCGGGTATTACAAATGATATTGAGACCAATGACAGTGTTTATGAATTAACCAAAGCTCGTTTGCCTTGGTTATTAATCGGAATGGTTATCGAGATTATTGCTTCATTTGTATTGAAAGGAAATGAAGCTGTATTTGAAAAATATTCTACCCTAATTATTTTTGTACCGTTGCTTTCTGCTACTGCAGGAAATATTGGCGTACAAGCTTCGGCAATCGTTGTGCAGGGATTGGCTAACGGTACCCTAAAAACCTATAGCCGCGATTATTTCAGTAAGGAATTAACGGTATCAATGATATCAGGATTTATAATTTCAATGTTTTTGTTGGTGTACCATTCTGTAATGTATCAGCAATATATGGTGGGTTTTGCAATTTCCATTTCGATAGTGGTTGTGATTTTGTTTGCAGCTACTTTAGGTACTTTGGTGCCTCTTTTTCTTCATAAAAATAAAATCGATCCTGCTATTGCTACCGGTCCATTTATTACTACGACAAACGACGTTTTTGGAATTATGATTTATTTTGCAGTAGCCAAATTAATTCTTGGATTTTAA
- the proC gene encoding pyrroline-5-carboxylate reductase produces MKVHIIGGGNLGASVAIGIAKFTKNNQVTVTRRNLAPISHLKELGVTITSDNTQNIQEADVIILTIKPYQVDTVLAEILPVISNKVIASAVSGLSIENLQNKIGEYHTAVRIMPNIAAQFGASATCIAYNEKNKSKAEETVTLFQGLGTAPIIDEKLMDAATVLAASGTAFALRYIRASMQAGIEIGFDWQTALAISAQTVKGAAEMLLEEKGHPEQLIDRVTTPKGCTIAGLNEMELHGFSSSLIKGIKTSLKQIQG; encoded by the coding sequence ATGAAAGTACACATTATAGGAGGAGGAAACCTTGGCGCTTCTGTAGCAATAGGAATTGCAAAATTCACCAAAAATAATCAAGTAACTGTAACCAGACGTAACCTTGCGCCTATTTCACATTTGAAAGAATTAGGAGTTACCATTACTTCAGACAATACCCAAAATATACAAGAGGCAGATGTCATTATCCTGACCATCAAACCGTATCAGGTAGATACAGTTTTGGCGGAGATTTTGCCAGTAATTTCGAATAAAGTAATTGCTTCGGCGGTAAGCGGATTGTCAATCGAAAATTTACAAAACAAAATAGGAGAGTATCATACCGCTGTTCGCATCATGCCGAATATCGCTGCTCAATTTGGCGCATCGGCGACTTGTATTGCTTACAACGAGAAAAACAAAAGTAAAGCCGAAGAAACGGTTACGCTCTTTCAGGGATTGGGAACAGCGCCAATTATCGATGAAAAATTAATGGATGCCGCAACGGTTCTTGCCGCGAGCGGAACTGCATTTGCTTTGCGTTATATTCGTGCTTCAATGCAGGCAGGAATCGAAATTGGGTTCGATTGGCAAACAGCTTTGGCGATATCGGCACAAACCGTAAAAGGGGCTGCCGAAATGCTTCTTGAAGAAAAAGGACATCCAGAACAGTTAATCGATCGTGTAACAACGCCAAAAGGTTGTACAATTGCCGGATTGAACGAAATGGAATTGCACGGCTTTAGTTCTTCATTAATCAAAGGAATCAAAACGTCTTTAAAACAAATTCAAGGGTAA
- a CDS encoding acyl-CoA thioesterase gives MTPKHPSESLTVLTDLVLPSETNPLNNLFGGELLARMDRAASIAAGRHSRRIGVTASVNHVAFNKSIPLGSVVIIEAKVSRAFKTSMEIYLDVWIEDRQSGKRTKANEAIYTFVAVDETGRPVEVPEIIPETELEKQRYEAALRRKQLSLVLAGKMNANDATELKALFV, from the coding sequence ATGACGCCAAAACACCCTTCTGAATCCTTAACGGTATTAACCGATTTGGTTTTACCAAGCGAAACCAATCCTTTGAACAACTTATTTGGTGGGGAATTGTTGGCAAGAATGGACCGCGCAGCTAGTATTGCCGCCGGAAGACATTCGCGCCGCATTGGCGTAACCGCATCGGTTAACCACGTAGCTTTCAACAAATCTATTCCGTTGGGAAGTGTTGTTATAATTGAGGCCAAAGTATCGAGAGCATTTAAAACTTCGATGGAAATCTACCTAGATGTCTGGATTGAAGACCGCCAATCTGGGAAAAGAACCAAGGCCAACGAAGCGATTTATACTTTTGTCGCTGTTGATGAAACTGGAAGACCCGTTGAAGTTCCAGAAATTATACCCGAAACTGAACTGGAAAAACAACGCTACGAGGCTGCTTTGAGAAGAAAACAATTGAGCTTGGTATTGGCTGGCAAAATGAATGCCAACGATGCCACAGAATTGAAAGCTTTATTTGTATAA
- a CDS encoding DNA polymerase III subunit, with the protein MEFTKILGQEYIKNHLIQSADLGRIPHAQLFVGPEGSGTLAMAIAYAHHVLCNTNGGLNESCSIKFQKLSHPDLHFIYPTITTDEVKVKPKSIDFIADWREFVLENAYAGLFDWYAKLGVQNKQGEIRVDDAQEILKSLSLKSYEGGYKIMIIWMADKMNISASNKLLKLLEEPPEKTVFLLVSENEEDIIQTIRSRCQITKFGGLSEQIIANALVDRKQIELNMALKIAHQSQGNYNKALQLLNDDQEGLPFEQWFVTWVRVAFKAKGNAAAIQDLIEWSEQIAALGRETQKKFLQFCIEMFRQALLLNYETKSLVYIEPKVEKFKLENFAPFVNGNNITEIFKELSDAMYHIERNGNAKIILTDLSIKLTRLIHKK; encoded by the coding sequence ATGGAATTTACAAAAATTTTAGGGCAGGAATACATTAAAAACCACTTAATTCAAAGTGCTGATTTAGGCAGAATACCACATGCTCAATTATTTGTTGGTCCCGAAGGAAGTGGCACTCTAGCCATGGCAATCGCTTATGCTCACCACGTATTATGTAATACAAATGGGGGGCTAAATGAATCCTGTAGCATTAAATTTCAAAAATTATCCCATCCTGATTTACATTTTATTTACCCAACTATCACTACCGACGAAGTTAAAGTAAAACCAAAAAGCATAGATTTCATCGCAGATTGGAGAGAATTTGTTTTAGAAAATGCTTACGCTGGACTATTCGATTGGTACGCTAAATTAGGCGTTCAAAATAAACAAGGAGAAATTCGGGTTGATGATGCACAGGAAATCTTAAAATCTCTTTCATTAAAATCATACGAGGGAGGTTACAAAATAATGATTATCTGGATGGCTGACAAAATGAATATTTCGGCATCCAATAAACTCCTCAAACTACTGGAAGAGCCACCCGAAAAAACAGTATTTCTCCTCGTTTCAGAAAATGAGGAAGATATCATTCAAACGATTCGTTCGCGATGCCAAATCACAAAATTCGGTGGTTTGAGCGAACAGATTATTGCCAATGCTCTTGTGGACAGAAAGCAAATCGAACTAAACATGGCCTTAAAAATTGCCCATCAGTCTCAAGGCAATTACAACAAGGCCTTGCAATTGCTCAATGACGATCAGGAAGGACTTCCGTTTGAACAATGGTTTGTAACCTGGGTACGTGTTGCGTTTAAAGCTAAAGGAAATGCAGCCGCCATACAGGACTTAATTGAATGGAGTGAACAAATTGCTGCATTGGGAAGAGAAACACAAAAAAAATTCCTTCAGTTTTGCATAGAAATGTTCCGTCAGGCGTTATTACTTAATTATGAGACCAAAAGTCTAGTTTATATAGAACCAAAAGTCGAGAAATTCAAATTGGAAAACTTCGCGCCATTTGTAAACGGGAATAATATTACCGAAATTTTCAAAGAATTATCGGATGCGATGTACCATATAGAACGTAATGGTAATGCAAAAATAATATTAACCGATCTGTCGATAAAACTTACACGTTTAATTCATAAAAAATAA